In Spirochaetota bacterium, the genomic window CACGCACGGGAGAGCATGTCGGTGTCTCCCGCCCTAGGCAGGATAGACCGATACTCTTTTTCTCGTCTTGTCGATGTGCTCGAATTTCACCACGCCGGTGATCTTCGCGAAGAGGGTGTCGTCCTTCCCCCTGCCCACGTTTATCCCGGGATGGATTTTGGTGCCGCGC contains:
- a CDS encoding 50S ribosomal protein L27 — encoded protein: MAHKKGGGSTRNGRDSQSQRLGIKRFGGELVNGGTIIVRQRGTKIHPGINVGRGKDDTLFAKITGVVKFEHIDKTRKRVSVYPA